In a genomic window of Caloenas nicobarica isolate bCalNic1 chromosome 1, bCalNic1.hap1, whole genome shotgun sequence:
- the LOC135996423 gene encoding uncharacterized protein C12orf50-like has protein sequence MTTLFLLQQKYSHITCYWEKQPSGCVRISCAFRHTKPRNINGLFLPPSNNVSLQQGGQERILHPAHHQKSLRNQENIFLPVHAPLIISLKNEVDEEDDDEKETYVSNWVPKTAAEIEEERAIKEICYKTGEYYRIQYPHEHQSAQTVSSPREKEKLLLEATERDLQKGDGSRIPRTFINTKREGEISGRRIPTERIPTRDRRSFDNGGIHTSDPKGKPSYQPRGQRKDDETAAYVPRGRAAGRKTYCDSSEPRRSAYVFYRTVNVNQEPKFNGPTDKYTSGSYNAPTWRKRNPHAKTFPKFGTTIQVTV, from the exons ATGACAActctttttctcctgcagcagaagtACAGCCACATCACCTGTTACTGGGAAAAACAGCCCTCAGGCTGTGTGAGGATCAGTTGTGCCTTCCGTCATACCAAACCTCGAAATATAAATGGACTTTTTCTGCCACCTAGTAACA ATGTGTCATTGCAACAGGGTGGCCAAGAAAGGATTCTGCATCCAGCCCATCATCAGAAATCACTCcgaaatcaagaaaatattttcctaccaGTTCATGCTCCACTGATTATAAGCCTCAAGAATGAAGTAGATGAAGAGGATGACGATGAGAAAGAGACct ATGTTTCTAATTGGGTGCCTAAGACTGCTGCAGAAATTGAAGAGGAAAGAGCCATAAAGGAAATATGCTATAAAACTG GAGAGTATTACAGGATCCAATACCCTCACGAACACCAATCGGCACAAACTGTGTCTTCACCTcgggaaaaggagaaattactcctGGAAGCTACCGAGCGAGACTTGCAGAAAG GTGATGGCAGTAGAATTCCCAGAacatttattaatacaaaaagagaaggagagatttcaggaaGGAGAATACCAACAGAGCGTATTCCCACAAGAGATCGTCGATCCTTTGACAATGGAG gAATTCACACTTCAGACCCCAAAGGAAAACCAAGTTACCAACCAAGGGGTCAAAGGAAGGATGATGAAACTGCTGCTTATGTTCCTCGtgggagagcagctggaagaaagaCTTATTGTGATTCTTCAGAACCTCGAAGATCAGCATATGTATTCTACCGCACTGTCAATGTCAACCAGGAACCAAAGTTCAACGGACCTACAG ACAAATACACTTCAGGATCTTACAATGCACCAacttggaggaaaagaaatccaCATGCAAAAACATTCCCTAAATTTGGAACAACCATTCAGGTAACTGTTTGA